One genomic segment of Arachis duranensis cultivar V14167 chromosome 4, aradu.V14167.gnm2.J7QH, whole genome shotgun sequence includes these proteins:
- the LOC107485264 gene encoding protein LURP-one-related 15-like has protein sequence MQNHQQQMQGFGGGIIGPQYCAPYNVDLAIVRKVLTLADSFSVTDINGQSPFTLKGSLLTLQDHRVLLDAAGTPVVTLRRKLMTAHDRWHVFRGDSSDMKDLIFSLKRPSLFQLKTELDVFLAHNTEEKVCDFKVKGSWFERSCVIYAGESLNIVAQMQKKDTAQSIMFGKDNYMVTVYPNVDYAFIVALIVILDKINKRQKK, from the coding sequence ATGCAAAATCACCAGCAGCAGATGCAGGGATTCGGCGGCGGAATCATTGGGCCGCAGTATTGTGCTCCATATAATGTTGACCTAGCAATTGTGAGGAAGGTGTTGACTTTGGCTGACAGTTTTAGTGTTACTGATATTAATGGACAATCCCCCTTCACCCTTAAGGGGTCCCTTTTGACCCTCCAGGACCACCGTGTCTTGCTCGATGCCGCCGGAACACCTGTTGTTACTCTTCGCCGGAAGCTTATGACGGCACATGATCGGTGGCATGTGTTCAGGGGTGATAGCTCAGATATGAAAGATTTGATCTTCAGTTTAAAGAGACCATCTCTCTTCCAGCTAAAGACCGAATTAGACGTGTTCTTAGCCCATAATACAGAAGAAAAAGTTTGCGACTTTAAGGTTAAAGGAAGTTGGTTCGAGAGATCTTGTGTTATATATGCTGGTGAATCTCTCAACATTGTGGCACAGATGCAGAAGAAGGACACTGCTCAAAGCATTATGTTTGGGAAAGACAATTACATGGTCACAGTGTATCCCAACGTTGACTATGCCTTCATAGTTGCCCTAATTGTGATCCTTGACAAAATcaacaaaagacaaaaaaagtGA